A genomic segment from Streptomyces sp. NBC_00459 encodes:
- a CDS encoding SpoIIE family protein phosphatase, producing the protein MPAPGGGVRVEAVRAEGGMLVGAFAEAAFASRTLHLAPGEGLLLYTDGLTEARTADGDMLADTGLTDFLARRPAPVSAGALIDDTVALLDTLPDTERDDVALLALSVPTPDAAPAGITTTAHSAAAPTADVSVGQENPRP; encoded by the coding sequence ATGCCCGCGCCGGGCGGCGGTGTACGGGTGGAGGCGGTCCGCGCCGAGGGCGGCATGTTGGTCGGCGCGTTCGCCGAAGCCGCCTTCGCCTCACGCACCCTGCACCTGGCACCCGGCGAGGGACTGCTGCTGTACACCGACGGGCTGACCGAGGCCCGCACCGCCGACGGTGACATGCTCGCCGACACGGGTCTGACCGACTTCCTGGCCCGACGGCCCGCGCCGGTCAGTGCCGGCGCCCTGATCGACGACACCGTCGCGCTCCTGGACACTCTCCCCGACACCGAACGCGACGACGTGGCCCTGCTGGCCCTGTCCGTCCCCACCCCCGATGCCGCTCCCGCCGGCATCACCACCACCGCCCACAGCGCCGCCGCCCCGACCGCCGACGTCTCCGTCGGGCAGGAGAACCCACGCCCATGA
- a CDS encoding IS3 family transposase produces MPSLMEALEARRAEVLGQARQLREQISFDNAVSEAFNSVLKTEYVHRHRFASRSEARLKIATWTTDFYNTRRIQSTCDFVSPVDFEQQYWVQ; encoded by the coding sequence GTGCCGTCGTTGATGGAGGCGTTGGAGGCCAGGCGGGCCGAGGTGCTGGGCCAGGCCCGGCAGCTGCGTGAGCAGATCAGCTTCGACAACGCCGTTTCGGAGGCGTTCAACAGCGTGCTCAAGACGGAGTACGTACACCGGCACCGGTTCGCCAGCCGCAGCGAGGCCCGGCTGAAGATCGCTACGTGGACCACGGACTTCTACAACACCCGGAGGATCCAAAGCACGTGCGACTTCGTCAGCCCGGTGGATTTCGAGCAGCAGTACTGGGTTCAGTAA
- a CDS encoding effector-associated constant component EACC1, with amino-acid sequence MQDDAAMRGGQSVGVMEALLVIAPDPELDAEAAELPVRQLRAEIAGLDVDSVRPGPADAAPDGAKGTDPLALGAIVVAFSASGGVFTALIETVRDWLDRSSARHRVSVTIDGDTIELERASDAERRDLVAAYIRRHTGS; translated from the coding sequence ATGCAAGACGACGCTGCGATGAGAGGTGGCCAGTCGGTCGGCGTGATGGAGGCGCTGCTGGTCATCGCCCCCGACCCGGAACTGGACGCGGAGGCCGCCGAGTTGCCCGTGCGTCAGTTGCGGGCCGAGATCGCCGGGCTCGACGTCGACTCGGTCCGCCCCGGCCCCGCCGACGCGGCTCCTGACGGTGCGAAGGGCACCGATCCACTCGCGCTGGGGGCGATCGTCGTGGCGTTCAGCGCGTCCGGTGGGGTGTTCACCGCCCTCATCGAGACCGTGCGTGACTGGCTCGATCGGTCCTCCGCTCGGCATCGCGTCTCGGTGACCATCGACGGCGACACAATCGAACTGGAGCGTGCGTCCGACGCCGAGCGCCGGGACCTGGTCGCCGCGTACATCCGCCGCCACACCGGCAGTTAG
- a CDS encoding caspase, EACC1-associated type → MGRRLALLIATYDYRDTGLRQLTAPAHDAEAFAAVLRDPAIAGFEVTTLVNEPHHRVGEAIGDFYRDRRRDDLTLLYFTGHGLKDDAGRLYLAMTNTRRDSLLFTALPAEQIDQAMSGCMSRQKVLILDCCYSGAFPAGRIAKADTAVHALERFQGRGRTVLTASDATQYSFEGNQAHGEAVQSVFTRYLVAGLRDGSADLDGDGDITIDELYSYVHDRVVQEMPQQRPKKQDNVEGRTVIARNINWTLPTYLSNAIDSPIATDRLAALDGLTRLFRIGNDTVRGRVHEEIRRLTDDDSRLVSAAAIAQLRDIRPEPREARGETPERPGESSATPSEPPTTPASETSEPVTDAPEPVPQTPEPAAGPPDTSAPEPQPDSPAHEPRRRIPRRTVLLGALAATTAAGIPTMVVLYDSGKGTDSAKPEAPDPFTSVLFSPHGKKLVTASYLEPVVLFWDVTTGRRTAAVRTNTDDSGVYSMAFSPDGTTLATAHGDNAIRLMDIATRRITTTLIGHTNNTATDGTGGSAATAVAFSPDGKTLASGGVDQTVRLWNVATGTNFVTITDHTGRINSVAFSPDGKTLASGSFDETVGLWNAATGRSISTITGFDAVVGSVLFSPDGKTLAIAPYGSRTVTLREMAGGRTTTVGDSNSGVSEVAFSPDGKTLAIGQYDGTVVLSKVATTRIIATLKGGHTGQIADVRFSPDGKTLATCSFDGTARLWNLATSRSTSTFTFPDPGVS, encoded by the coding sequence ATGGGCCGCCGGCTGGCGCTGCTGATCGCCACCTACGACTACCGGGACACCGGACTGCGGCAACTGACCGCTCCGGCGCACGACGCGGAGGCGTTCGCCGCAGTGCTGCGCGACCCGGCCATCGCCGGGTTCGAGGTCACCACGCTGGTCAACGAACCGCATCATCGGGTCGGCGAGGCCATCGGCGACTTCTATCGCGACCGGCGACGCGACGACCTGACCCTGCTGTACTTCACCGGCCACGGTCTGAAGGACGACGCCGGTCGGCTGTACCTGGCGATGACCAACACCCGCCGCGACAGCCTGCTGTTCACCGCGCTGCCCGCCGAACAGATCGACCAGGCCATGTCCGGTTGCATGTCCCGGCAGAAGGTACTGATCCTCGACTGCTGCTACAGCGGGGCCTTCCCCGCCGGGCGGATCGCCAAGGCCGACACCGCGGTGCACGCGCTGGAGCGTTTCCAGGGCCGGGGCCGTACGGTGCTGACCGCTTCCGACGCCACCCAGTACTCCTTCGAGGGCAACCAGGCACACGGCGAAGCCGTGCAGTCGGTGTTCACCCGTTACCTGGTTGCGGGCCTCCGCGATGGCAGCGCAGACCTCGACGGCGACGGCGACATCACCATCGACGAGCTGTACAGCTACGTGCACGACCGCGTCGTACAGGAGATGCCCCAGCAGCGGCCCAAGAAGCAGGACAACGTCGAAGGCCGCACCGTCATCGCCAGGAACATCAACTGGACACTGCCGACCTATCTGAGCAATGCGATCGACAGTCCCATCGCCACCGACCGGCTCGCTGCCCTGGACGGCCTCACCCGTCTGTTCCGGATCGGCAACGACACCGTCCGCGGCCGGGTCCACGAGGAGATCCGGCGTCTCACCGACGACGACAGCAGACTCGTATCCGCTGCCGCCATCGCACAGTTGCGGGACATCCGGCCCGAGCCGCGGGAGGCGAGGGGCGAAACCCCCGAGAGGCCCGGCGAATCGTCAGCAACCCCGAGCGAACCGCCGACCACTCCCGCCTCCGAGACATCCGAGCCGGTGACGGACGCACCAGAGCCGGTGCCCCAGACACCCGAACCCGCGGCTGGGCCGCCCGATACATCGGCTCCCGAACCACAGCCGGACTCCCCCGCCCACGAACCACGGAGACGGATCCCGCGCCGCACGGTCCTGCTGGGCGCGCTCGCCGCCACCACTGCCGCCGGCATCCCCACCATGGTCGTTCTGTACGACTCCGGCAAAGGCACCGACTCGGCCAAGCCCGAGGCACCCGACCCGTTCACCTCGGTGCTGTTCAGCCCTCACGGAAAGAAGCTGGTCACCGCCAGCTATCTCGAACCGGTCGTCCTGTTCTGGGATGTGACCACCGGTCGGCGGACCGCTGCTGTCCGTACCAATACGGACGACAGCGGGGTCTACTCGATGGCCTTCAGCCCGGACGGCACAACCCTGGCCACCGCCCACGGAGACAACGCGATCCGACTCATGGACATCGCCACTCGTCGAATCACCACGACACTCATCGGCCACACCAACAACACCGCGACCGATGGGACCGGCGGTAGCGCAGCCACCGCGGTGGCGTTCAGCCCTGACGGCAAGACCCTCGCCAGCGGCGGCGTGGACCAGACGGTCCGGTTGTGGAACGTCGCCACCGGCACCAACTTCGTGACGATCACCGACCACACCGGCCGCATCAACTCGGTGGCGTTCAGCCCGGACGGCAAGACCCTCGCCAGCGGTAGCTTCGACGAAACCGTCGGCCTGTGGAACGCGGCCACCGGCCGCTCCATCAGCACCATCACCGGCTTCGACGCCGTTGTCGGTTCCGTGCTGTTCAGCCCGGACGGCAAGACCCTGGCCATCGCCCCGTACGGCTCACGAACCGTCACGCTGCGGGAGATGGCCGGCGGCCGCACCACCACCGTCGGAGACAGCAACAGTGGAGTGTCCGAGGTGGCGTTCAGCCCTGACGGCAAGACCCTGGCCATCGGGCAATACGACGGGACGGTCGTCCTGTCGAAAGTCGCCACCACCCGCATCATCGCCACCCTCAAGGGCGGCCATACGGGCCAGATCGCCGACGTACGGTTCAGTCCCGACGGTAAAACCCTGGCCACCTGCAGCTTCGACGGAACCGCCCGGCTATGGAACCTCGCTACCAGCCGCTCCACCTCCACCTTCACGTTCCCGGACCCGGGAGTGTCCTGA
- a CDS encoding S8 family serine peptidase yields the protein MLLAPLLTATLTLTGTSSAYAADDDHDGAAATYVVKLADAPVAAYRGGLSRLMRTAPVPGRRLDPGTGAVKAYLRHLDQRRGEALDAVPGAEKLYDYDYTFNGFAARLTGRQAAKLATTPGVVSVTRSKVEKPVLPVPVPTPVPALSDRVSGDRVPGSGDGVQAPARARTGSAPQAPERSATSGSATPASPPDVPRFLGLSGNKGLWSALGGPTHAGEGMIVGVIDPFDPTNPMLAPLPEPRPDADVIAKKWRGTCDEGDDSDPAHKVTCNNKVIGAAWFRAEVPDPQPIDVPSPLDMHSHGTHIGTTIAGDYKTPVSIPGTNVSGALSGLAPAARLAFYKTCWSGGCGGADNLAAIDRAVADGVDVISFSIGGTLTDPSSVEAMFNAAKAGVFVSAGASNGGPDTVENTAPWITTVAAETHDTGYEATLVLGDGRRVTTPAFSEGVSRAPLVNATDVSRPDAAQAEYCAPGTLDPDLAKGKIVICDRGGTGFDFDGRIDELRKSGAAAAVLANTPISYQDIAGNWQFPMIMVGPGDRETLKKYAATAGATAALTPTASKHVRAPVITDFSSSGPDPFSGGDLLKPDIAAPGNLIAAGTVPGGFAGYQGEFGFMDGTSMATPHIAGLAALLMQLHPDWSPMEVKSALMTTATTTDNQGKPISRMPDPAKETELITAGPLDYGSGTPRITRAADPGLVYDSTPQDWTAYLCALDALPAAGDGIDACATAPKTDPSDLNYPSISVGDVFGAQTVTRTVTNVAAETATYRATLQTPPGYKARVTPQRLTLRPGESATYQVKFTRTTAPYDAWSNGTLTWSDAHSRHRVTSPVTLRAARFDAPADVTTEADSTTLATRVGWTGELTAKAGLYAAEKTTGTLTGVDESDFGADPHTGDAVAKTSLHVPPDAPFTRVAITSADHLAGSDIDLYIFDKDGARVGPWPGTGSDEHADLPPGDYDVYVLQYALPEGATGQQYTLRTWKVGQGDPAVRAIVSPATQQVTSGDRTEVTVSWPDAVRDSGPYVGEAVFTDGSETVGRTVLTVTP from the coding sequence GTGCTCCTGGCTCCTCTCCTCACCGCGACGCTCACGCTGACCGGCACGTCATCCGCGTACGCCGCCGATGACGACCACGACGGCGCCGCCGCCACCTACGTGGTGAAGCTCGCCGACGCTCCGGTCGCCGCGTACCGGGGTGGACTGTCCCGCTTGATGCGCACTGCCCCGGTCCCGGGTCGGCGCCTCGACCCCGGCACGGGCGCCGTCAAGGCCTACCTGCGCCACCTCGACCAGCGCCGGGGCGAGGCACTGGACGCCGTACCGGGCGCCGAGAAGCTGTACGACTACGACTACACGTTCAACGGATTCGCGGCCCGCCTCACCGGCAGGCAGGCGGCGAAGCTGGCAACGACGCCCGGCGTGGTGTCGGTGACCCGCTCCAAGGTGGAGAAGCCGGTCCTGCCCGTACCCGTGCCTACGCCCGTTCCCGCACTGTCGGACCGGGTTTCCGGGGACCGGGTTCCCGGGTCCGGCGACGGCGTCCAAGCCCCAGCCCGAGCCCGAACGGGGTCCGCGCCGCAGGCGCCCGAGAGGTCAGCCACCTCAGGCTCGGCAACCCCCGCGAGCCCACCTGACGTACCGCGCTTCCTCGGTCTCAGCGGCAACAAGGGCCTCTGGTCCGCGCTCGGCGGCCCGACGCACGCCGGTGAGGGCATGATCGTCGGCGTCATCGACCCGTTCGACCCGACGAACCCGATGCTCGCCCCGCTCCCGGAACCCCGCCCCGACGCGGACGTCATCGCCAAGAAGTGGCGCGGCACCTGCGACGAGGGCGATGACAGCGACCCCGCCCACAAGGTCACCTGCAACAACAAGGTGATCGGCGCCGCCTGGTTCCGTGCCGAGGTGCCGGACCCCCAGCCGATCGACGTCCCCTCGCCGCTCGACATGCACAGCCATGGCACCCACATCGGCACCACGATCGCCGGCGACTACAAGACCCCCGTGTCGATTCCCGGCACCAACGTCAGCGGCGCGCTCAGCGGCCTGGCCCCGGCGGCTCGGCTGGCCTTCTACAAGACGTGCTGGAGCGGCGGCTGCGGCGGCGCGGACAATCTCGCCGCGATCGACCGCGCCGTGGCGGACGGCGTGGACGTCATCAGCTTCTCCATCGGCGGCACGCTGACCGACCCGTCGTCGGTGGAGGCCATGTTCAACGCCGCGAAGGCGGGCGTCTTCGTCTCCGCCGGGGCCAGCAACGGCGGCCCTGACACGGTGGAGAACACCGCCCCGTGGATCACCACGGTCGCCGCGGAGACCCACGACACGGGCTACGAGGCGACGCTGGTCCTCGGCGACGGCCGCCGCGTCACCACCCCCGCCTTCTCCGAAGGTGTCTCCCGGGCGCCGCTCGTCAACGCCACGGACGTCAGCAGGCCGGACGCTGCGCAGGCCGAGTACTGCGCACCGGGCACGCTGGACCCGGACCTGGCGAAGGGGAAGATCGTCATCTGTGACCGGGGTGGCACCGGCTTCGACTTCGACGGCAGGATCGACGAGTTGCGGAAGTCCGGCGCCGCGGCCGCGGTGCTGGCCAACACGCCGATCAGCTACCAGGACATCGCCGGCAACTGGCAGTTCCCCATGATCATGGTGGGTCCCGGGGACCGGGAGACGCTGAAGAAGTACGCCGCGACCGCGGGCGCCACCGCCGCCCTCACCCCCACCGCGAGCAAGCACGTCCGCGCCCCGGTCATCACCGACTTCTCCTCCTCGGGCCCCGACCCGTTCAGCGGCGGCGACCTGCTCAAGCCCGACATCGCCGCGCCGGGCAACCTGATCGCCGCGGGCACCGTGCCCGGTGGATTCGCCGGATACCAGGGCGAGTTCGGCTTCATGGACGGTACCTCGATGGCGACCCCTCACATCGCCGGTCTCGCCGCGCTGCTGATGCAACTGCACCCCGACTGGTCGCCGATGGAGGTCAAGTCGGCGCTGATGACGACGGCGACCACGACCGACAACCAGGGCAAGCCCATCAGCCGCATGCCCGACCCCGCGAAGGAGACCGAGCTCATCACGGCGGGCCCGCTCGACTACGGCTCCGGCACCCCCCGGATCACCCGGGCGGCCGACCCCGGCCTCGTGTACGACTCCACTCCCCAGGACTGGACGGCGTACCTCTGTGCCCTCGACGCCCTGCCGGCGGCCGGCGACGGCATCGACGCCTGCGCCACCGCACCTAAGACCGACCCCAGCGATCTCAACTACCCGTCCATCTCCGTCGGGGACGTCTTCGGCGCCCAGACGGTGACCCGTACAGTCACCAACGTCGCCGCCGAGACCGCCACCTACCGGGCGACTCTCCAAACGCCGCCCGGCTACAAGGCCCGGGTCACCCCGCAACGCCTCACGCTCCGGCCCGGTGAGTCGGCCACGTACCAGGTGAAGTTCACCCGGACGACGGCTCCTTACGACGCCTGGTCGAACGGCACCCTCACCTGGAGCGACGCGCACAGCCGTCACCGGGTGACGAGCCCGGTCACCCTGCGCGCGGCCCGCTTCGACGCACCGGCCGACGTCACCACCGAGGCCGACTCCACCACCCTCGCCACCCGGGTGGGCTGGACCGGCGAACTCACCGCGAAGGCCGGCCTGTACGCCGCCGAGAAGACCACCGGCACCCTCACCGGCGTCGACGAGTCCGACTTCGGGGCCGATCCGCACACCGGGGACGCCGTGGCGAAGACCAGTCTGCACGTCCCGCCGGACGCACCGTTCACCAGGGTCGCGATCACCTCCGCCGACCACCTGGCCGGCAGCGACATCGACCTGTACATCTTCGACAAGGACGGCGCGCGCGTCGGCCCCTGGCCCGGTACCGGATCCGACGAACACGCCGACCTGCCGCCGGGCGACTACGACGTGTATGTCCTGCAGTACGCGCTGCCCGAGGGAGCGACCGGCCAGCAGTACACCCTGCGCACCTGGAAGGTCGGCCAAGGCGACCCGGCCGTCCGCGCCATCGTCTCCCCGGCCACCCAACAGGTCACCTCGGGCGACCGCACCGAAGTGACGGTGTCCTGGCCCGACGCCGTACGGGACAGCGGACCGTACGTCGGCGAGGCCGTCTTCACGGACGGCTCCGAAACAGTCGGCCGCACGGTCCTGACGGTCACGCCGTAG
- a CDS encoding HEAT repeat domain-containing protein has translation MTTEHQVAFFLRELETGDTWRRAAAAKGLGKLGGTEHAAVLVRAAADPAPEVREGAAAGLGRLGVPEAGAKVLPALMDDDDPWVRRRASLTSIRLGLSDREVVDAYGRLLGDPDHHLRINALEALRELGVPGDVPALVRLMGDPAHRLSGLAWAMVWDFRKDPDVEAELVRTAQWGGDAVRTRALLMLPDQPTERLLPSLLSVLAEDPSTEVRCAVAFRLAWVKRPEVRDALFATLEAERDPEMAIQLLSLLGRSGDERLLDPASRWLSDERAGPSAAIALGSVGGRTATKLLRAALTTQATHAPTLAAAAKAYGKMGRWDAVWLLLPLLDHAAPEVYESALRGLDAMADPGFRPWERAAVARALVTRLDVAPTLVGVTERVLTGLAEALPGLRKLVDRTASPIVRAAALSLLDPHNAADAGTPHDLPLFVRHLDDVHPWVRQAAAEGITHWVDETGTLPPGEERLRDRLTALESDPDDFVREAAAEALRALDDCRNN, from the coding sequence ATGACGACAGAGCATCAGGTTGCCTTCTTCCTGAGGGAGCTGGAAACGGGCGACACCTGGCGACGGGCTGCAGCGGCGAAGGGGCTCGGCAAACTCGGCGGCACCGAGCATGCCGCGGTGCTCGTCCGGGCAGCCGCCGACCCCGCGCCCGAGGTGCGAGAAGGCGCGGCGGCGGGCCTGGGCAGGCTGGGGGTCCCGGAGGCCGGGGCTAAGGTCTTGCCCGCGCTGATGGACGACGACGATCCGTGGGTGCGCAGGCGGGCCTCCTTGACGTCGATCCGGCTCGGGTTGAGCGACCGCGAGGTCGTGGATGCCTATGGGCGTTTGCTCGGCGATCCCGACCATCACCTGCGGATCAACGCCTTGGAGGCGTTGCGGGAACTTGGCGTGCCCGGTGATGTTCCCGCGCTCGTCCGGCTGATGGGTGATCCGGCACACCGCCTCTCGGGTCTGGCGTGGGCCATGGTCTGGGACTTCCGCAAGGACCCGGACGTCGAGGCGGAGCTGGTCCGTACGGCCCAGTGGGGCGGGGACGCCGTCCGTACGCGCGCCTTGTTGATGCTGCCGGACCAGCCCACTGAACGGCTGCTGCCGTCGCTGCTGAGCGTTCTGGCCGAGGACCCTTCCACCGAGGTGCGCTGCGCCGTGGCTTTCCGACTCGCATGGGTGAAGCGCCCGGAAGTGCGGGACGCGCTGTTCGCGACTCTGGAGGCGGAACGGGACCCGGAGATGGCCATACAACTGCTGTCCCTGCTCGGGCGATCCGGTGACGAACGGCTGCTGGATCCGGCCTCGCGCTGGCTGAGCGACGAGCGGGCCGGCCCGTCGGCCGCCATTGCCCTGGGATCCGTCGGCGGCAGGACCGCCACGAAGCTCCTGCGGGCCGCACTCACCACACAGGCAACGCACGCCCCCACACTCGCGGCAGCGGCCAAGGCCTACGGCAAGATGGGGAGATGGGACGCCGTGTGGCTGCTGCTCCCCCTGCTGGACCATGCCGCGCCCGAGGTGTACGAAAGTGCGCTCCGTGGCCTGGATGCCATGGCGGACCCCGGGTTCCGGCCGTGGGAACGCGCGGCGGTCGCCCGGGCGCTGGTGACCCGTCTCGACGTCGCCCCCACTCTGGTCGGGGTGACGGAGAGGGTCCTCACGGGTCTGGCGGAAGCCCTGCCCGGTCTGCGGAAACTGGTGGACCGGACCGCCTCCCCCATTGTCCGAGCCGCCGCGCTGTCTCTCCTGGACCCGCACAATGCGGCGGACGCCGGCACGCCGCACGATCTGCCGCTCTTCGTACGGCACTTGGACGACGTACATCCGTGGGTGCGCCAGGCCGCCGCAGAGGGGATCACCCACTGGGTGGATGAGACGGGCACGCTCCCTCCGGGCGAGGAGCGGCTGCGCGACCGGCTCACCGCCCTGGAATCGGACCCAGACGATTTCGTACGCGAGGCGGCGGCAGAGGCACTGCGGGCCCTGGACGACTGTCGGAACAACTGA
- a CDS encoding RICIN domain-containing protein, giving the protein MPNTLPRPRPRPHRHIGRLAAVSVLFLTLALLTGRAPSPAYAATTTAITVDGASGGRTFDGVGAISGGGGNTRLLYDYPATQRGQVLDYLFKPGYGASLQILKVEMGGDTNSTDGAEASHQHTKGTVNCDAGYEFWLMEQAKARNPGIKVLGMPWGAPGWIGNGNFYSQDMIDYYLSWLDCAKQHGVTVDYLGGWNEKDYNATWYVSLKAALRANGYSSVKLVGGDNWGDNAWKIATEMKTNSALYDAVDIAGGHYTCDGISEMTTCSSTSDAKTLGKPIWASENGSQDAETGAAPVARALNRGYLDARTTAYINWPIVASIYQNLDFETVGLINANQPWSGNYRVGRTAWVLAQTTQFTAPGWKYLDTAGGYLGGNRLNGSYVSYAAPDKSAWSTVLETTQATEAQTVTLKVAGGLPGGTLPVWSTDLSQPGKDTPSMVRGSDLTASNGTYTLTLQPGRVYTVTTTSGQAPGTVTSPQRSQLALPYSDTFAGYGAGREAKYFATMNGAFESASCAGGRSGRCLRQMAQVQPLKWTHEDSTQPYTIMGELGWSNYTVSSDVLLEKAGSAAEILGRVGTQGRNNGGLNAYHLRLSDTGAWSLLKTSWTTNNQWIWTTLAGGTVSAPGTNSWHKLSLGFQGSTITAKIDGSTVGTVSDNSYSGGMAGLGTAGYYPVQYANLSITPGTVPDLSGTYKIISVRSGKALDASGGGTADGTPIIQWPDTGSTNQQWGLARNSAGYYSITGVASNKALDIPSATTSPDTQFHLWTPTGQPNQQWQIAPSDNGNFSIESRSNGYNVAISANSTADGAAIIQWPTTGGTNQQWKLVKTA; this is encoded by the coding sequence TTGCCCAACACCCTGCCTCGGCCCCGACCCCGGCCTCACCGGCACATCGGACGGCTCGCGGCCGTCTCCGTCCTGTTCCTCACGCTCGCCCTGCTCACCGGGCGAGCACCGTCGCCCGCGTACGCCGCGACCACCACCGCGATCACAGTGGACGGCGCCAGCGGAGGCCGGACCTTCGACGGCGTCGGCGCGATCAGCGGCGGGGGCGGCAACACCCGCCTGCTGTACGACTACCCGGCCACCCAGCGCGGCCAGGTTCTCGACTACCTGTTCAAGCCGGGCTACGGCGCGAGCCTGCAGATCCTCAAGGTGGAGATGGGTGGTGACACCAACTCCACCGACGGCGCCGAGGCCAGCCACCAGCACACCAAGGGCACCGTCAACTGCGACGCCGGCTACGAGTTCTGGCTGATGGAGCAGGCCAAGGCCCGCAACCCCGGCATCAAGGTCCTCGGCATGCCCTGGGGCGCTCCCGGCTGGATAGGCAACGGCAACTTCTACTCCCAGGACATGATCGACTACTACCTCTCGTGGCTGGACTGCGCCAAGCAGCACGGTGTGACGGTCGACTACCTCGGCGGCTGGAACGAGAAGGACTACAACGCCACCTGGTACGTCAGCCTGAAGGCGGCCCTGCGGGCGAACGGCTACTCCTCGGTCAAGCTGGTCGGCGGTGACAACTGGGGCGACAACGCCTGGAAGATCGCCACCGAGATGAAGACCAACAGCGCCCTGTACGACGCCGTGGACATCGCAGGCGGCCACTACACCTGTGACGGCATCTCCGAGATGACGACCTGCTCGTCCACCTCCGACGCCAAGACGCTCGGCAAGCCGATCTGGGCCAGCGAGAACGGCTCGCAGGACGCCGAGACCGGCGCCGCGCCGGTGGCCCGCGCCCTCAACCGCGGCTACCTCGACGCCAGGACCACCGCCTACATCAACTGGCCGATCGTCGCGTCCATCTACCAGAACCTCGACTTCGAGACCGTTGGCCTGATCAACGCCAACCAGCCCTGGTCGGGCAACTACCGCGTGGGCCGCACCGCCTGGGTCCTCGCGCAGACGACCCAGTTCACCGCGCCCGGCTGGAAGTACCTCGACACCGCAGGCGGCTACCTGGGCGGCAACCGCCTCAACGGCAGCTACGTCAGCTACGCCGCGCCCGACAAGAGCGCCTGGAGCACCGTCCTGGAGACGACGCAGGCCACCGAGGCGCAGACCGTCACGCTCAAGGTGGCGGGCGGGCTGCCCGGCGGGACCCTGCCGGTGTGGTCCACCGACCTGTCGCAGCCCGGCAAGGACACACCCAGCATGGTGCGCGGCTCCGACCTGACGGCGAGCAATGGGACGTACACACTCACCCTGCAGCCCGGGCGGGTCTACACGGTGACCACCACCAGCGGGCAGGCCCCCGGCACCGTCACCTCCCCTCAGCGCAGCCAGCTCGCGCTGCCGTACTCCGACACCTTCGCCGGCTATGGCGCCGGACGCGAGGCCAAGTACTTCGCCACCATGAACGGCGCGTTCGAGTCGGCCTCGTGTGCCGGCGGCCGCAGCGGCCGGTGTCTGCGCCAGATGGCGCAGGTCCAGCCGCTGAAGTGGACGCATGAGGACAGCACCCAGCCCTACACGATCATGGGGGAGCTGGGCTGGAGCAACTACACGGTCAGCTCGGACGTGCTGCTGGAGAAGGCCGGCAGCGCCGCCGAGATTCTCGGCAGGGTCGGCACCCAGGGCCGTAACAACGGTGGTCTGAACGCCTATCACCTGCGTCTGTCCGACACCGGCGCATGGTCGCTGTTGAAGACGAGCTGGACCACGAACAACCAGTGGATCTGGACCACCCTGGCCGGAGGCACCGTGTCCGCCCCTGGAACGAACAGCTGGCACAAGCTGTCCCTCGGCTTCCAGGGCTCCACCATCACCGCCAAGATCGACGGCAGCACGGTCGGAACAGTCTCCGACAACAGCTACAGCGGCGGCATGGCCGGCCTGGGCACCGCCGGGTACTACCCCGTCCAGTATGCCAACCTGTCCATCACCCCCGGAACCGTCCCTGACCTCTCCGGCACCTACAAGATCATCAGCGTCAGGAGTGGCAAGGCCCTCGATGCCTCGGGCGGTGGAACCGCCGACGGCACGCCCATCATCCAGTGGCCCGACACCGGCAGCACCAACCAACAGTGGGGGCTGGCCCGCAACAGCGCCGGTTACTACTCCATCACCGGTGTCGCCAGCAACAAGGCACTGGACATCCCCTCCGCCACCACGTCGCCCGACACCCAGTTCCACCTGTGGACCCCCACCGGCCAGCCGAACCAGCAGTGGCAGATCGCCCCGTCCGATAACGGCAACTTCAGCATCGAGTCGCGTTCGAACGGTTACAACGTCGCCATCTCCGCGAATTCCACCGCCGACGGCGCGGCCATCATCCAGTGGCCCACCACCGGCGGCACCAACCAGCAGTGGAAGCTGGTGAAGACCGCCTGA